AGATGGTTGCATTGTTGTTAGTAGTTATTGGTTTAGAAAATTCCAGGAATGATTTGACCTGTTGTTGCGTATGCACCGAATGCTGCTACGAAGCCAAGCATTGCTGCCCAACCATTAAACTTTTCTGCTTCTGGAGTCATGATGAAATCCGAAATGTGTATGTGAATAAATGTAAACCAATTATTAATATACGTAAAGCCCGAAAAGTACGGCTT
This is a stretch of genomic DNA from Prochlorococcus marinus str. MIT 0912. It encodes these proteins:
- a CDS encoding high light inducible protein, which produces MTPEAEKFNGWAAMLGFVAAFGAYATTGQIIPGIF